A window of the Isosphaera pallida ATCC 43644 genome harbors these coding sequences:
- a CDS encoding DUF1501 domain-containing protein — MFRVDAHKPVRFCDGLSRRDFLHVGALSTLGLTLPGWNTLRACGAVDPARSDMNCVMLFLVGGPSQLDTWDMKPEAPYEIRGPFRPIPTNVPGIQISEIFPNLARIMDKVALARSLYHTATAVHDTGHQMMQTGRLFTGGVEHPHIGCVLSKLKGSKGDAPPHVLLPRPIGNTGGNMPHGQSAGYLGKRFDPFVLNADPSAADFKVPDLVPPDYIDVVRESRRRTLRQAIDGAVKALETSEDARLLDENFAAAHRIASSPQTRAAFDLSQEPESVRDRYGRSRFGQSCLLARRLIERGVRFVTVNMFETVFNEITWDIHGSAPFSPIDCYRDEVGPNFDKAYTALIEDLYERGLLANTIVAAFGEFGRTPKINPAGGRDHHPGCWTALFAGGPIQGGRVVGASDEIGHAPKDRPITTAEVAATLYHGLGISLDTELVGPQGRPIRIVDHGVEPVHELF, encoded by the coding sequence ATGTTTCGGGTGGATGCCCACAAGCCAGTGCGCTTTTGCGACGGCCTGTCGCGCCGTGACTTTCTCCATGTCGGCGCGCTATCGACCTTGGGTCTGACTCTACCGGGCTGGAACACCTTGCGAGCCTGCGGCGCGGTCGATCCGGCGCGGTCGGACATGAATTGCGTCATGTTGTTCCTGGTGGGCGGTCCCAGCCAACTGGACACCTGGGACATGAAACCGGAGGCCCCTTATGAGATTCGGGGTCCCTTCCGACCGATCCCCACCAACGTTCCAGGGATTCAGATTTCGGAAATCTTTCCGAACCTGGCCCGGATCATGGATAAGGTGGCGCTGGCCCGCTCGCTGTATCACACCGCCACCGCCGTCCACGACACCGGCCATCAGATGATGCAAACCGGACGGCTGTTTACTGGCGGAGTGGAACATCCTCACATTGGTTGTGTTCTTTCTAAGCTCAAGGGTTCCAAGGGGGATGCTCCGCCTCACGTCCTGCTGCCACGGCCCATTGGCAACACTGGCGGTAACATGCCCCACGGTCAATCGGCCGGCTATCTGGGCAAGCGGTTCGATCCGTTCGTCCTCAACGCCGATCCCTCCGCCGCCGACTTCAAGGTACCCGACCTCGTGCCGCCCGACTACATCGACGTCGTGCGAGAAAGCCGCCGCCGCACTCTTCGCCAGGCGATTGACGGCGCGGTCAAAGCGCTGGAGACGTCCGAAGACGCTCGGCTCCTGGACGAGAACTTCGCCGCGGCCCACCGCATTGCCTCCTCGCCTCAAACCCGCGCTGCGTTCGATTTGTCCCAGGAGCCCGAGTCGGTGCGTGACCGCTACGGCCGGTCGCGGTTCGGCCAAAGCTGTCTGTTGGCCCGTCGGCTCATTGAGCGTGGGGTGCGATTCGTCACGGTCAACATGTTCGAGACGGTCTTCAACGAGATCACCTGGGACATCCACGGCTCGGCTCCATTCAGCCCAATCGACTGCTATCGCGACGAAGTCGGCCCCAACTTCGACAAGGCGTACACCGCCTTGATCGAAGACCTCTATGAACGCGGGTTGTTGGCCAACACGATTGTCGCGGCCTTCGGCGAGTTCGGGCGGACCCCCAAGATCAACCCGGCCGGTGGGCGGGATCACCACCCCGGTTGCTGGACCGCGTTGTTCGCCGGTGGTCCGATCCAGGGCGGTCGGGTTGTCGGCGCGTCCGACGAGATCGGCCACGCCCCCAAGGATCGGCCTATCACCACCGCCGAGGTGGCCGCAACCCTCTATCACGGCCTGGGCATCTCGTTGGACACCGAACTCGTCGGTCCCCAAGGGCGTCCCATCCGTATCGTGGATCATGGGGTCGAGCCGGTTCACGAGTTGTTCTAA
- a CDS encoding NADPH-dependent FMN reductase, which translates to MSSTDSPAPRILAFAGSLRRDSFNKKLVRLAARGAEQAGAMVTLVDLADYPLPVFDEDLEARGTPESATRLKRLFLDHQGLLIATPEYNGSLPAALKNALDWVSRRAEGEPRLAAFQGKTAAVVSASTGVFAGVRSQHHLRAILNHVGVNVLGQTVMLGEAGSAFDPQGELLDADTQARTLAVGSALARVLRKD; encoded by the coding sequence ATGAGTTCAACGGACTCCCCTGCTCCCCGTATTTTGGCGTTCGCCGGTAGCTTGCGCCGCGACTCGTTCAACAAGAAGTTGGTGCGTTTGGCCGCCCGGGGAGCGGAACAGGCCGGCGCGATGGTCACCCTGGTCGATTTGGCCGATTATCCTCTGCCGGTCTTCGACGAAGATCTCGAAGCTCGGGGAACGCCCGAATCGGCCACGAGGCTGAAGCGTCTGTTTTTGGATCATCAGGGTCTGCTGATCGCCACTCCCGAATACAACGGTTCGCTTCCCGCTGCGCTCAAAAACGCGCTGGATTGGGTGTCGCGTCGGGCCGAGGGCGAACCGCGTTTGGCCGCGTTTCAAGGCAAGACCGCCGCGGTGGTTTCGGCCTCCACCGGCGTTTTCGCGGGTGTGCGCTCCCAACATCACCTGCGGGCGATCCTGAATCATGTGGGCGTCAACGTGCTCGGGCAAACCGTCATGCTCGGCGAGGCCGGTTCCGCCTTCGATCCGCAAGGCGAGCTGCTCGACGCCGACACCCAGGCTCGAACCTTGGCGGTGGGTTCCGCCTTGGCCCGCGTGTTGCGCAAAGATTGA
- a CDS encoding matrixin family metalloprotease, which yields MKLDSEEMAGLQNALSETRSGSSRRRGVTRRRGVRFRPEGTLATQALETRVLLSALPVVSYRIMPDGFYDSRLHEKMDQLYGPGVWQEAIASAARTWSEVGVVELVERSQAGGTAFSVMIMEGGTFSSNSPGLAVRNQPGIGQVYLNVEAIARGNVDLQTLMLHEFGHVLGLEHINDGTSVMAPSYNGVNRVLSSADQAALRAIWPRPVLVTSVLNLDTTAPEVGRTVTLTTQIRNPASVGANPVQLRFALPGNVRLAGPGNSNAWVDQATGEVVVDLGRIPPMMTTARIVQIPLVAERAGVGQIRLTIPGNDPRVNAGTGNATATINVLGPVAPPVTSPPAPISSTPSIPSPTPAPPNAATPPTTPTTPPTTPTTPRPARLAVLPRRNLPHRAHPALHRLQGNPVQTRATLPVWLRGTPRRDVSPSTVGFVWSR from the coding sequence ATGAAACTGGATTCCGAAGAGATGGCGGGTCTTCAGAATGCCTTGTCCGAAACGCGGTCGGGATCGTCGCGTCGTCGCGGTGTGACGCGGCGTCGGGGGGTGCGATTTCGTCCCGAGGGGACCTTGGCAACGCAGGCGTTGGAAACACGGGTGCTGCTCAGCGCGCTTCCAGTGGTTTCCTATCGGATCATGCCGGACGGGTTTTACGATAGCCGACTCCATGAAAAGATGGACCAGCTTTATGGTCCCGGGGTCTGGCAGGAGGCGATCGCCTCGGCGGCCCGCACCTGGTCGGAAGTAGGCGTGGTGGAGTTGGTCGAGCGGAGCCAGGCTGGGGGCACCGCCTTTTCGGTCATGATCATGGAGGGCGGCACGTTCTCCTCCAATAGTCCGGGGCTGGCGGTCCGCAACCAACCGGGGATCGGTCAAGTTTATCTCAATGTCGAAGCCATCGCCCGCGGCAATGTCGATCTCCAAACGTTGATGCTCCACGAGTTCGGCCATGTGCTGGGGTTGGAACACATCAACGACGGAACGTCGGTAATGGCTCCTTCCTACAACGGGGTCAACCGCGTGCTCTCCAGCGCCGATCAAGCGGCGTTGCGGGCGATTTGGCCGCGTCCGGTGTTGGTCACGAGCGTGCTGAATTTGGATACGACCGCGCCGGAGGTGGGTCGAACGGTCACCTTGACCACACAGATTCGCAACCCGGCCAGCGTTGGGGCCAATCCGGTTCAGTTGCGGTTCGCCTTGCCGGGCAATGTGCGGTTGGCCGGTCCCGGCAATTCCAACGCCTGGGTGGATCAGGCCACGGGTGAGGTGGTGGTCGATCTGGGGCGGATTCCGCCGATGATGACCACTGCGCGGATCGTTCAAATTCCTCTCGTGGCCGAGCGGGCGGGAGTCGGTCAGATTCGGCTGACGATTCCCGGCAACGATCCACGAGTCAACGCTGGAACCGGCAACGCCACGGCCACCATCAACGTGCTGGGACCGGTTGCCCCTCCGGTGACTTCCCCCCCTGCCCCGATTTCGTCAACCCCGTCCATTCCGTCGCCGACGCCAGCTCCGCCCAACGCGGCGACTCCTCCCACCACTCCAACGACTCCTCCCACCACTCCAACGACCCCTCGCCCGGCTCGCCTCGCCGTCCTGCCTCGCCGCAACCTGCCACACCGAGCTCATCCGGCTCTTCATCGTCTCCAAGGCAACCCGGTTCAGACCCGCGCGACCTTGCCTGTCTGGTTACGTGGGACTCCTCGACGCGACGTCTCGCCTTCAACCGTTGGTTTCGTCTGGAGCCGTTGA
- a CDS encoding S26 family signal peptidase, with protein MTALNHPNPTYNPRDDHPSNDPGLDDPKPTSAFFLIPLADLHAEPRTPTDAAPVAPLAETPSPLPPLKGRAESLNADDPASQHAEMVGGMTIGRELAEIVVFVSLVLVLSGFFVDKYVIPTGSMNPGLMGRHKEVVCPECGHTYVVNASGEVEPSGAPALKDPEGRRVAVGTCVNCRCPALIENEISHKGDQIAAMKVGYQLPSWLGGRPPQRWETVVFHSPEESNIRFIKRLVGLPNETVRIWGGDLYRRSDDPLQRAELDPEADSQGFSILRKPLRHQEVMRVLVYDDRHRPQSLEGLEEWRRWRLDAGWSQRGPGAYHFNPEEFPRPHPDEFSELRYRHRVPSPAQWETILAGGVETVHAESTLVTDFDSFNSDIAVFEVDRIDRLERPWMIQHWVGDLILEFGFEPIDPNARLRIELVRGGRRYWCVLDMVSTTATLLREVDRGERGRGGRGFEIGPTAPAPLQLGQRSVVQLIHTDGRLALTIDGQPLFGEGWTQRPHSDLPTARDTEPAALAAQGGRLEITDLTLWRDLYYSREPTTIDNPRIDHDPPRDAQGMQSLLADANQFDRFEPGPPLDFPIGPDRYLMLGDNSLWSRDSRAWSPNKTIDGLVVPRREPWEVPASLIIGRAFVVHWPHTVPIWPNWRINRDLCLPSRPNFEKMRWIR; from the coding sequence GTGACCGCCTTGAACCACCCCAACCCCACCTACAATCCGCGAGACGATCACCCCTCCAACGACCCAGGTCTGGACGATCCCAAACCGACCTCGGCGTTCTTTCTGATCCCCTTGGCCGACCTCCACGCCGAACCTCGAACGCCAACCGACGCGGCACCCGTCGCCCCCCTCGCCGAAACTCCCTCCCCCCTCCCCCCCCTCAAAGGACGCGCGGAATCCCTCAACGCGGATGACCCAGCGTCGCAGCACGCCGAAATGGTCGGTGGCATGACCATTGGCCGGGAGTTGGCCGAGATCGTCGTGTTCGTGAGTCTCGTGTTGGTCCTCTCGGGCTTCTTTGTCGATAAATATGTAATTCCAACAGGATCGATGAATCCAGGGCTGATGGGACGCCACAAGGAAGTGGTTTGTCCCGAGTGCGGTCACACCTACGTCGTCAACGCCTCTGGCGAGGTGGAACCCTCGGGTGCGCCAGCCCTCAAGGACCCCGAAGGCCGACGGGTCGCGGTCGGCACCTGCGTGAATTGCCGCTGCCCCGCCCTGATCGAAAACGAGATCAGTCACAAAGGGGACCAGATCGCTGCCATGAAGGTCGGCTACCAGTTGCCCTCCTGGTTGGGAGGACGCCCCCCCCAGCGTTGGGAAACCGTGGTCTTTCATTCGCCCGAAGAGTCGAACATCCGATTCATCAAGCGGCTGGTCGGTCTGCCCAACGAAACCGTGCGCATCTGGGGTGGTGATCTCTATCGTCGTTCGGACGACCCTCTCCAACGTGCCGAACTCGATCCCGAAGCCGATTCCCAAGGATTTTCTATTCTGCGTAAACCGTTGCGACATCAAGAGGTGATGCGGGTTTTGGTTTACGATGACCGTCATCGGCCCCAGTCGCTGGAGGGCTTGGAGGAGTGGCGACGTTGGCGGCTGGACGCAGGATGGAGTCAGAGGGGGCCTGGGGCCTATCACTTTAACCCCGAGGAATTCCCCCGTCCCCATCCGGACGAGTTTTCCGAGTTGCGTTATCGTCACCGGGTTCCTTCGCCGGCTCAGTGGGAAACGATCCTTGCCGGCGGAGTCGAGACGGTTCACGCGGAATCGACTCTGGTGACCGACTTCGACTCGTTCAATTCCGACATCGCCGTCTTCGAGGTCGATCGGATCGACCGTCTGGAGCGTCCCTGGATGATCCAGCACTGGGTTGGCGACCTGATTTTGGAATTTGGCTTCGAGCCGATCGACCCCAACGCCCGACTGAGGATCGAACTGGTTCGCGGCGGACGACGGTACTGGTGCGTGCTGGATATGGTCTCCACCACCGCCACCCTGTTGCGCGAGGTCGATCGAGGTGAGCGGGGCCGGGGTGGCCGCGGTTTCGAGATTGGTCCCACCGCCCCGGCTCCGTTACAACTCGGACAACGCTCGGTGGTTCAACTCATTCACACCGATGGCCGCCTCGCCCTAACGATTGATGGGCAACCCCTATTCGGAGAGGGGTGGACCCAACGGCCCCATTCCGATCTGCCCACCGCGCGCGACACCGAACCGGCCGCCCTGGCCGCCCAAGGGGGGCGTCTGGAGATCACCGACCTGACCCTCTGGCGCGACCTGTATTACAGCCGTGAACCGACGACGATCGACAACCCCCGTATCGACCACGATCCCCCTCGTGACGCTCAGGGGATGCAAAGCTTGTTGGCCGACGCCAATCAATTCGATCGGTTTGAGCCCGGACCACCGCTGGATTTTCCGATTGGTCCGGATCGCTACCTCATGTTGGGCGACAACAGCCTCTGGAGCCGCGACAGCCGGGCTTGGTCGCCTAACAAGACCATCGATGGCTTGGTCGTCCCCCGGCGTGAACCTTGGGAGGTTCCCGCCTCGCTGATTATCGGCAGGGCGTTCGTGGTACACTGGCCTCACACTGTGCCGATCTGGCCTAATTGGCGAATCAACCGCGACCTTTGCCTGCCGTCGCGCCCCAACTTCGAGAAGATGCGGTGGATTCGTTGA
- a CDS encoding MarR family winged helix-turn-helix transcriptional regulator, whose translation MSSGTLRHKKQRDLDNLEREVALNLFRTSDRFQIRFTRLLREHGLTSSQYNVLRILRDEGRPMPILEIASKTIAVVPGITGLIDRLEKAELVVRERSEEDRRVVRVNITPKARILLENLDQPLAELHRRLLSHMDKSELVELSRLLEKVRQGLAEGSSDEIDPVDRH comes from the coding sequence ATGTCTAGCGGTACGCTACGTCACAAGAAGCAACGCGATCTCGACAATCTGGAAAGAGAGGTGGCGCTGAATCTTTTCCGCACCAGTGATCGGTTTCAGATTCGCTTCACCCGGTTGCTGAGGGAGCATGGCCTGACTTCCTCGCAATACAACGTGCTTCGGATTCTGCGGGACGAAGGCCGGCCGATGCCGATTCTGGAGATCGCCTCCAAGACCATCGCGGTGGTGCCGGGAATCACTGGCCTGATCGACCGTCTGGAGAAGGCGGAACTGGTGGTCCGCGAGCGTTCCGAGGAGGATCGTCGGGTGGTCCGGGTGAACATCACCCCCAAGGCCCGCATTCTGCTGGAGAATTTGGATCAGCCGCTCGCCGAGCTGCATCGCCGTCTGCTCAGCCATATGGATAAAAGTGAACTCGTCGAACTATCCCGGCTGCTGGAAAAAGTCCGTCAGGGGTTGGCCGAAGGATCTTCCGACGAGATCGACCCGGTCGATCGCCACTGA
- a CDS encoding alpha/beta hydrolase, whose product MVESLQAALPSNNAAWEWPGILDWGVGGGGVAADGALPTTGSLWVASLRVSNLDYRAGSPRAQLDVATPEGIRPASGWPVVLLIHGGGWYRFSKESMTPLVDALVRRGYAVVNINYTLSRPNAPSWPQCRDDVQESVRWIKRNAGRFGLDPERIAAVGQSAGGHLALMVGLSDPVVAADGVSSAVRATVSLSGPTDLSALASRNAVAASRIQGLMGFSPNRADADQMERLRAASPRFYVSAGDSPVLVIHGDRDNVVPISQSRALADQLALAGVVHDVVILRGATHESLLASDLHRVVETIDRFLQVHLHSQNFPPSPDNQTGPSPPRHPTLPKNPDRNPRFSRSYPPQRFRRSLPTPPPQRPKIPFFPVLRNPTSSALASLVPPSLS is encoded by the coding sequence TTGGTCGAGTCGCTCCAGGCCGCGTTGCCGTCGAACAACGCGGCCTGGGAATGGCCGGGAATCTTGGATTGGGGGGTGGGCGGGGGTGGAGTCGCCGCCGACGGTGCTCTTCCCACCACCGGGTCGCTGTGGGTCGCGTCGTTGCGGGTGTCCAATCTGGATTATCGCGCGGGTTCGCCCCGAGCGCAGTTGGACGTGGCAACCCCAGAGGGAATTCGTCCGGCTTCGGGCTGGCCGGTGGTTTTGCTCATCCACGGCGGGGGGTGGTACCGCTTTTCCAAGGAGTCCATGACGCCATTAGTGGATGCGTTGGTCCGACGTGGATACGCTGTGGTGAACATCAATTACACGCTATCGCGGCCCAACGCTCCAAGTTGGCCTCAATGCCGCGACGATGTTCAAGAATCGGTGCGTTGGATCAAGCGAAACGCCGGGCGCTTTGGTCTGGATCCGGAGCGGATCGCGGCAGTTGGTCAGTCGGCGGGGGGCCATTTGGCGCTGATGGTGGGGCTGAGCGATCCGGTGGTCGCCGCCGACGGGGTTTCCTCGGCAGTGCGGGCGACGGTGTCGCTCAGTGGTCCCACGGACCTCAGCGCGCTGGCGTCGCGCAACGCCGTGGCCGCTTCTCGAATCCAAGGACTAATGGGATTCTCCCCCAACCGCGCTGATGCCGATCAGATGGAACGGTTGCGGGCCGCTTCACCGCGATTTTACGTCTCAGCCGGGGATAGTCCTGTTCTAGTGATTCACGGCGACCGCGACAACGTGGTCCCAATTAGCCAATCCCGCGCCCTGGCCGACCAACTCGCCCTGGCTGGTGTGGTTCACGACGTGGTGATCTTGCGTGGCGCCACCCATGAATCGCTGTTGGCCTCCGATCTCCATCGCGTCGTCGAGACCATCGACCGATTCCTTCAAGTTCATCTCCATTCCCAAAACTTTCCACCTTCTCCCGACAATCAAACCGGTCCTTCTCCACCCCGGCATCCCACATTGCCCAAGAATCCTGATCGCAATCCGCGATTTTCCCGGTCATATCCCCCTCAGCGGTTCCGCAGGTCCCTTCCTACGCCACCGCCTCAACGTCCCAAGATCCCTTTTTTCCCTGTTTTGCGCAATCCGACTTCTTCCGCTTTGGCATCCCTTGTTCCCCCCAGTCTGTCCTGA